The Pseudodesulfovibrio sp. zrk46 genome contains a region encoding:
- the coaBC gene encoding bifunctional phosphopantothenoylcysteine decarboxylase/phosphopantothenate--cysteine ligase CoaBC: protein MQQHYQFAGFMGKRVHLGVTGSIAAYKALDLVRSYLAADCLVSATLTDSCTKFIQGLSFEALGASPVYSDMFDARGDSAFDHLEPGQIADVMVIAPASANTMAKLAFGMADDMLSCQALAFAGPKIIAPAMNPRMWDNPATQRNWEMLGDLGFIRIQPGCGKVACGDTGDGRFAPTEEILTATLKALSPQDLAGKKVMVTLGPTREPWDAVRFWSNPSSGTMGACIAMAAYLRGADVTVVAGPTALEFPAGVGVVSVTTAQQMYDACMDLWPSMDIGCCTAAVADYRPKPFGDHKFKKGGSGDDGITVEFEPNHDILKTMGGMKTDSQKLIGFAAETNDIKANAEGKLQRKNLDLIAANDISKEGSGFGVGTNQMYVLDKAGRKEMWPQLAKNEVAWRLWDHLLLD, encoded by the coding sequence ATGCAGCAGCATTATCAATTCGCCGGGTTCATGGGCAAACGGGTCCACCTCGGTGTCACCGGATCCATTGCCGCATACAAGGCGCTTGATCTGGTGCGGTCATACCTCGCGGCCGACTGTCTGGTCTCCGCGACCCTGACCGACTCCTGTACCAAATTCATCCAGGGCCTCAGTTTTGAGGCCCTGGGCGCTTCTCCCGTATACTCGGACATGTTTGACGCGCGCGGCGATTCGGCCTTCGATCATCTCGAGCCCGGTCAGATTGCCGACGTCATGGTCATTGCTCCGGCCTCGGCCAACACCATGGCCAAGCTCGCGTTCGGTATGGCTGACGACATGCTCTCCTGTCAGGCTCTCGCCTTTGCCGGACCTAAGATTATCGCTCCGGCCATGAACCCGCGTATGTGGGACAACCCGGCTACTCAACGCAACTGGGAAATGCTTGGCGACCTCGGCTTCATTCGTATCCAGCCCGGCTGTGGGAAGGTGGCGTGCGGCGACACCGGAGACGGACGCTTTGCTCCCACCGAAGAAATTTTGACTGCCACCCTCAAGGCCCTTAGTCCGCAGGATCTGGCCGGTAAGAAGGTGATGGTCACTCTTGGACCCACTCGCGAGCCGTGGGATGCGGTCCGCTTCTGGTCCAATCCTTCCAGCGGCACCATGGGCGCATGCATTGCCATGGCCGCTTATTTACGTGGCGCCGACGTCACCGTGGTGGCTGGTCCCACCGCATTGGAATTTCCTGCCGGGGTAGGTGTGGTCTCCGTGACCACGGCCCAGCAGATGTATGACGCCTGTATGGATCTGTGGCCTTCCATGGACATCGGATGCTGTACTGCGGCCGTGGCCGATTATCGTCCCAAGCCGTTTGGCGACCATAAGTTCAAGAAGGGCGGTTCTGGCGATGACGGTATCACTGTCGAGTTTGAACCGAACCATGACATCCTCAAGACCATGGGCGGCATGAAGACCGATAGCCAGAAGCTCATCGGTTTTGCTGCTGAGACAAATGACATTAAGGCCAATGCCGAGGGCAAGCTTCAGCGCAAGAATCTCGACCTCATCGCTGCCAACGACATCTCGAAAGAGGGTAGCGGGTTCGGTGTCGGCACCAACCAGATGTATGTGCTGGACAAGGCTGGACGAAAGGAAATGTGGCCGCAACTGGCCAAAAACGAAGTGGCGTGGCGTTTATGGGATCACCTTCTTCTCGACTAG
- a CDS encoding NAD-dependent epimerase: protein MKILVTGAAGFIGFHLSRRLTAEGHEVVGLDNLDPYYDVNLKKARLAILEQSSKFKHVNISLQDALPMAELFKSEKFTHVVNLAAQAGVRYSIENPMSYVNSNLVGYANVLEGCRHNDVEHLVYASSSSVYGMNTKMPLNPHEGVNHPMSLYAATKKSNEMMAHSYSNLYDLPTTGLRFFTVYGPWGRPDMALFLFTKNIIEEKPINVFNHGKMRRDFTYIDDIVEGVIRVTKRTAVPNPNWDGDNPDPCTSKVPFQIYNIGNNSVVELSRYIEVIEEVVGKKAICNYMDMQPGDVPATEANVDDLMNDVGFKPDTTIEVGIKNFIDWYREYYNV, encoded by the coding sequence ATGAAAATTCTCGTTACCGGCGCAGCCGGATTCATTGGCTTTCATCTTTCCAGACGCCTCACCGCCGAAGGGCACGAAGTTGTCGGACTCGATAACCTCGATCCGTATTACGATGTGAATCTCAAGAAGGCCCGTTTGGCCATTCTGGAGCAGAGCTCCAAATTCAAGCATGTGAACATCAGCCTGCAGGACGCACTGCCCATGGCTGAACTGTTCAAGTCTGAGAAGTTTACTCACGTTGTGAACCTGGCAGCTCAGGCTGGCGTTCGTTACTCCATCGAGAACCCCATGTCCTACGTGAATTCCAACCTCGTTGGTTATGCCAATGTTTTGGAAGGGTGCCGCCACAATGATGTTGAGCACCTCGTGTACGCCTCGAGCAGCTCTGTTTATGGCATGAACACCAAGATGCCCCTGAATCCGCATGAGGGCGTCAATCACCCCATGAGCCTGTATGCTGCCACCAAGAAGTCCAATGAGATGATGGCTCACTCGTACAGCAACCTGTACGACCTGCCTACCACTGGCCTGCGCTTCTTCACCGTGTACGGTCCCTGGGGCCGTCCTGATATGGCTCTCTTTTTGTTCACCAAGAATATTATTGAAGAGAAGCCCATCAATGTTTTCAACCACGGCAAGATGCGCCGCGACTTCACGTACATCGACGACATCGTTGAAGGCGTGATCCGCGTAACCAAGCGTACCGCCGTACCCAACCCAAATTGGGATGGAGACAATCCGGATCCCTGCACCAGTAAGGTTCCGTTCCAGATCTACAACATCGGCAACAACTCTGTTGTCGAGCTTTCTCGCTACATCGAAGTAATCGAGGAAGTCGTGGGCAAGAAGGCTATCTGTAACTACATGGATATGCAGCCTGGTGACGTTCCGGCCACCGAAGCCAATGTTGATGATCTCATGAACGACGTCGGATTCAAGCCTGACACCACCATTGAAGTCGGCATCAAGAACTTCATCGATTGGTACCGTGAGTACTACAACGTGTAG
- a CDS encoding AAA family ATPase: protein MARRIVVANQKGGVGKTTTSVNLAASLAVMEKKVLLVDCDPQGNASSGLGFYPSDQRENIYTVLFDPKKIHKAICETDVPFLDLLPGTQDLVGAEIELVDKFGREHYLRELLEEVDAEYDFILIDCPPSLGLLTVNALCAAKELLVPLQCEYYALEGIAQLLMTYELVRKRLNTDLGMLGVVLTMYDSRNRLSWQVKHEVRKAFPQHLFETIIPRNVRLSEAPSFGKPVINYDIKSKGAEAYLQLAQEVAKSTVA, encoded by the coding sequence GTGGCGAGAAGAATCGTTGTAGCGAATCAGAAGGGCGGGGTGGGTAAAACCACGACGTCGGTTAATCTGGCTGCCTCGTTGGCTGTGATGGAAAAGAAGGTGCTGCTGGTGGATTGCGATCCCCAGGGTAACGCTTCCAGTGGGCTTGGTTTTTACCCCTCAGATCAGAGAGAGAACATCTATACTGTTCTGTTTGATCCAAAGAAAATCCATAAGGCAATCTGTGAGACAGACGTGCCGTTTCTGGATTTACTGCCCGGCACTCAGGATCTCGTGGGTGCTGAGATCGAACTGGTGGATAAGTTTGGGCGCGAGCATTACCTGCGTGAGCTGCTTGAAGAAGTGGACGCCGAGTACGATTTCATCCTCATCGATTGTCCGCCGTCTCTGGGGCTGCTGACAGTCAATGCTTTGTGCGCTGCAAAGGAACTTTTAGTGCCGCTCCAGTGTGAGTATTACGCTTTGGAAGGCATTGCGCAGTTGCTCATGACGTACGAACTGGTGCGCAAGCGCCTCAACACCGACCTCGGTATGCTGGGTGTGGTGCTGACCATGTACGACTCCCGCAACAGGCTCTCCTGGCAGGTCAAGCATGAGGTCAGAAAGGCCTTCCCACAGCACCTGTTCGAGACCATCATCCCGAGAAATGTGCGACTTTCCGAGGCTCCGAGCTTTGGTAAGCCCGTGATCAACTACGATATCAAATCCAAGGGTGCTGAGGCGTATCTGCAACTGGCCCAGGAAGTGGCCAAAAGCACGGTAGCCTAG